In the genome of Crassostrea angulata isolate pt1a10 chromosome 6, ASM2561291v2, whole genome shotgun sequence, the window CATTAAGGCGCAGTCACTGCTCTTATGAAACAATCACGTCCAATCAGCGgatcatttcatttcaaacttTGATCACTATTGCTCTTaatcttatatatatttttttcctttttcagatCTATATCTCAAGGAAATTACACGCCACATCACCTGTGATGTATACATAACTGTACGAAACGGATGAAATCtaagaattaaaaaacaaacagtgTAACGGTGTGTTATTACCTGCACAAAGTTCTCTTGTGCCTTACATGAGATACTGTGGTTGCCAAAGCGTCATCTTTGGTTAATTTGTCATGGAAGACAATAACTTGATACGGGTCAAACTAATCAAGCGGAGACAAGATGGATTGGGGTTTCTCATTCGTCCTCGGAAAACCCCTCCATTTGTCAGTGTTTCTGCCTTGGTGGCCGGCGGGATGGCAGAGCAATGTGGGCTGGTTCACGTCGGTGACGTCATCACCCGTGTCAATGAGATTGACATATCAGAGTCGAGCTATGAAAATGCCGTAGAGTTGTTGAAGGCTTTGCCAATTGACGCCCCTGTTGCTCTTCTATTACGAGGTCCCGAAGGATACTCCACACACCTTGAAACTACCTTTCAAGAGAACGGAGTACCCAAGACTATAAGAATAACAAAGGTGTTACCTTCGACTGACTCTCTTGTAGGACGTATTAGGCGTACATTTAGCCGCTCCAGATCGCAGTCACCTTCTAATTACAACAGGAACAAATTAAACCGCAATAGCAATAAACTATCCTCGAGTTCTCATGCGGAGAAGTGTCTAAATGATACAACAACCGTTGAAGAAAACTGTTTTATGTGTCCTATTGAGAGACATTTTCCTATGAGTTCCACAAAGTCATCCGTTAGGGCCCCAGTGACTGATGCCGGGGTGCAGACGTCAGTAAACTCACCAACAGAGGCCGTGACCCCGCAGTGTAACGGAGGATCTCCTGCAATCGTCGTAACACAGACAGACAAACCTAAACAAGGCCCCACAAAAGACGACAACAAAgtgttgcaaagcaacgagcaGACGACCATTTCTAACACTAACAAAGAAACTGCCAGCAAAGACGCGCAACAAAACATGACATCCAAACCTCCAGGAAGTCCTGCAAAGACCTTAATGGTTAACGGCGGCAGCACTACGCAGAACGGACACAATAACGGGCATCTATCTGATGACGAGGCCCACAGCCCGTCCACCCGCAGGAAAAGGCCAATGTCCGCCAATTCTGCCAAGAAgtttgtgaaaattaaaaatgtagcTGACGAGAAGATCGTGTATACTGACACACTACACAACAAGTCCTTGGAGGTAAGCCTGCTCTCTTTGATTGGTGTTCCTTTCAATTGGTATTTTCTCCTATTTCACTGTAGTATTTTACCTATATACAGTATAACCTTTTCGTACAGTGTTAACTTAATTTACGTCGTAAATCATTCAATCTATTTTGTATTCGAAATTCCGCGGATAATTTAATCATTAACAAACTTTACTTGTAGGCTTGCCAATTTTGCCTTGTCTGTTTGTCAATTTTTCACCTCACGAATTGATGCCGCAAAAAATTGCCAATATCACTCAGAATCAGTTTTgatcataattttcaaaattattcatgCAACGTAAACAACTTGTATGGTTTTTCTATTTGCTCGTCCGTATAAAAAAGTGTCTCCAATCAGCAAAGATACCAAAATTGCCTTGTCGAAatgaatttattgaaaattgttccTTGAAACCAAGGGAAGCTTTGCTAATTGTATTTGTTTGCAATTAATTTCTACGAATGTCACTGATGCCAATTAGTGAATCGAAGCGTCATTGAGTAAATACTTGACTTCACTTGATAATTGCCCGGCTTTGATTCTATAACTGTAGCTTTAAAGTACATAAAACGTTTGGTTAATAAAGACTATTGATGAAGTTCAATACACTTTTACttgcacaaaaaaggaaaaatataccaaaaatcCCCATCCCAGAATATCTTTGATAATTCTGGATATATTTACTGAAAAAATTTATTGAGAAGATAAAACTTCATATAATACTGTATTTTTCTCTACTTTCTTAGAAAGTaagtatacattgtatatgtaaagctatatttttttcttttgatcgTAATCATCTAGATTTTCGGTGACCTTTTTAGAATGTCCCGTGTAACAGCAATCGATGTGTGGGCTCCATCATGGGATACACAACAAACAAACGAGCCCCCGGGGAACCCCGTCCCAAAGAGGAAGTGTTGGTACAGGCCAAAGATTTCATTGAGCAATACTACACTTCAATCAAAAGGTAACAATATATATCCTCTCGAGCTCCCTTTACAGCTTTTATTCTCCAGTGATCCCGGATTCttcatatcttctttttttcattaaaatgtaaccaacaaaataaaaacgctTATGACTGCATCTCatattttcagaattttgaTTCTTGTAATCTGACGTCGAATGTTATTAAAGTGTATTTGCTAGTCTGAGATCCAACAAGGGGCCCGAATTACATCTAACCGATCCAAGGCCGAGACACAAAACAGCTTTCATTTCACGAGTTGGAATGTTAAATTAGTTATTTCATGTAGTCTGCAATATTGCATCCACAGAAATCATGAAAGGCATTAGATAATAACCATAAAagtatttgttaaattttgccCCCGTCTcttttttgatttatatctcatctattttttttcataaacttacAATAAAACTCATTCACCTCAAACATGGTTGTATCGTAAtgaagtatatatataattagcGAACTGCTATTGAGCCAGATCGATGTAAAGACTGATAAATTATGCATCTCCTGTGACAAATTGTTTAATTCAAATTCTTACCAATATATGACAATATTCcttttattatctatttcaaCGTTCATGTTTGAGTTTTAGTTTATAATTCTAACATATTAGTCCCAAATGTAggttttttatttaataccTCTATAAGCCCACTCAAAATACATAAGGAAGaaagaaaattgcaaaatattcatatcataataaaaaaaaatgaggagTAATACAATGCAAACTTTGTTGGATATAGCTTTGGTTTATTGGGTTTGAGTAAATCCGAGTATTTCGAACACTTGGTAATTACGAACAGGTTAACTTTTCTCAGTTAAGAGGGTCGATGGTCATGACtattttagactgtattgatctccttaaaAGGAGAGCGTATACGAATATAGGAAAATACCTTAAAAGAACTATACatgatatgaattaaatttggtctccataattcgccatttttttaagtgattcgggttcaataaaatgttatgttagtTTTAGAGAGTTGATgattttttcacctatttatttgatttactcgcactcactggcagtacaTGACGTCATAAACCGACATCCTGGTTTATATCctggtgaaatttcaatgattcATCTTTTtactaaaaagataaatcattgaaatttcaccGGGATATCATCGCAATGTTACTTTAACGTTTTTCCTTGCCCTATATTATAAACACCTTAcaaatgaaaggaaaaaatacTAAGTAAACTATTCTtcatttttcttctctttttattttaaaattgcaacagtaaaatatattttccatttttgattttttgtgaaaaaatcacgtTATTTCTTCCCAAAAGTAAACTTACTGTGAAATTGCTCTTACAatcattctgtatatatatCTTAGAACTGTTAAAATCAGTTTGTGTGAACAAAGAAgtacttgatacatgtatatagtccctttgttttaagtttAGTTAAACAATCAGTTGAAAAAAACCCGACTAACTGAGGCTTTTGACCCTTTTCCATCGTAGTTTTTATTTAGGCAATTTCTTGGCCAAAAATGTCTTTTTCCGAGGTTCACACCAATTTCATGTGTATTCGCTGCGCtgccttgacgtcaaaattcaatgaacCGTCTCAGTCAGATTTcaattgcttggtaaatatataaGTACTTTCCTTGTTTTCCAACTCATACACCAGTAAAACTTACACAAAAGTTAGTCACAATAAGgagcaaaatgaacatacataatttaatttttttttatcaagaattGTAAGTCTAACAACACTTAAAATGAAgatgtttaacttttttaaactccGATTGTGTgcctgcgccgggtaccccgaccacagACTTGTTTATGTATTGTCATAAACaaactataaattattttgtagTATTACTTAGCTTATTTATTCGGTTATGTTTCTTCAATGTTCataccaattttcattaaaatccgCCGCTTAGAAAGAGAGATATttgtgttgtctcaataatttccgaacaaccctcgtatatatatgtacaaagaaaacaaagaattacagtaaaatgatgatgttcattttagggggccactttaggcccatatcatatatagtccttttaaaatatatggattttatCTTTCcttaataatagtttatagcgAAAGACatcatatctaaaaatattATGGGAGATCTGAAGGATAATTCGTTGATCACACAGCCTCTTTAACTAAAGATAGTTTCGGTCGATGCCTCTATATATCCACATGCTTTTATCCAATGATGGGGCATTGTGTTGTGTCCTAaactgcattgtttacattataaattATAGTTTCGGGTTTCAGGGTGCCAATGTGAAACGTTGATACATGCATGATATACAAAGCACATGAAGTTGAAAAAGTCCTGAAACTAGTCAATTTGAAagttatctaaatattttttttcatcggTTTAAGCTTCCGAGAATTCTTTTAAATGAGAGCCCGATTCAGAATTTGAGACGAATAAGCATTTgcacaaaaaaagaaagaaaaaagagaaatacaGTTTTCGGTTCAATAGCATTATTATGTATCTATAGCAGCAGTTACGGGTGTTTGTTTGCAAAAACTTTTGATATTGAGTAAAGCTTTGTAAGTTTATTGCTAGCTTCCGTTACGACATAAAGACTTGTCTAATGTTATAACAAAGATTAAATCTCAGTGCAATACACGTATCATACAGAGATAGAAacagcttggactttgggtagttgtgccAAACATTACTGTGACGCAGACCTGTATTTCGTTGTTGGCCACTCGGCCATGTACGAAAGCCCACTATTACTAgtctaattattattttgtgtaaaaatatgtatttatttagttagggaaaacaaaagatttaatttaatttaaaaagtattttatttaagtatatagatatattgaaatggattgaacaACAAAagatttatttgtatataagaacAGGTTCGAATGATCTTTTTTTAGAACAGTTGGATGTCGCTTGAATATAGGTTTCAGACCCATGATTCGATtggttacatgtaatttagatattgaatctcgaatgaGCCTTCTGGGCTTTCATAACTATGGCtctttaaaatcaacatgtctggcttttgagctaagacaacgcaatcggtgcatatttcgcttgaatccagcgtcatttttaacttgttttgacgcaaaaaatagatagctacgttcTACtgagagccatggctgagtggctggcaatgaaatagacaggcctacgtcacattgctgtgtGACACAACCACCCAAattccaagctcttgttaaaatggttttaaaataagtttcagtttgaatatcatttaataatttCTCCAATACCTCccatgtttttcaaaataactattttttggCGCTTGCATTTAAGTTGTAAATTCTAATGCTATTAAATTCAGTATTATTTAAGCAATGCTAAGACGATTTGTTTCAAATGCCATTTAATATTCTATGTTTTACTTCGGCATATGCTATATACATTGTCTTGAAAGAGCGATTTTTGTTCAACACAATTAAATAAAGGCAAACCATCactttaaggtggtatgggacacctcaaTATTCTGACCTACTTCCTATCGAAAAAAAAGCATATTTCTATTATCCTTTTCCTTCCCGAAATTGTTACCGAACAgagaagcgcaatgggttagaccGTTAACTACAactctgtaagtcatgagttcgaatcctgttggggcttttataatttttatctgTCCAAAAAAGATTAAAGCATcgtttttggtcaaatatcgtaaaattttaatgttttaaaacggTAAAAGAATTTTGGCTATATTGTACTTTCATCCacattaaggtggtatgggacatttgtcgatatttatgtggattaaagtaactatctacatgtatataatgacaccgtattttattgtttattttgataaataaaacgtcacaacatggaggtgtcccatcccacattaatatcgacaggtgtccaaTGCCACTGTAAAAAAGGTTTTACCTATTtgtattacaattttaatagttttaacaGGAAATTGTTGAGATGGTGCCtcaaaacaaatttaacaatgtCCGTTACAGATTCTTGCTAACttaaatttgaacaaaacaattttgattatcAAGAATCTAAAATTTTGTTAAGGACAATAGTCGCATTAAAATATAAAGGTCCAGTAACATATGGTGCTTGATTTTGCGTGATACCTTGTAAAGACAATGATAGAAGGAAATCAAGCATCGTGCTTTCCTCACTTATAAACAATTTGCATGCTCCGGGATTCAAACTGAAAAGAATCCAAATAAAAAAGACACAGGAATACACCCAACATAGAATAAATCGATCTTTGAAAACAGATGTCTTAACAAATTCGAATTAGTTTTTCTCGTTGATAATTTATAATTGTTGAACACCTGTCGAAAAGAATGCTATTGTTTATGAGACAGAGAATATGTATCATGTGTTAAGTGGGAAGACTTAGATAATGTACTAATACGATTATTGTAAAGAGGATAGCGTTACACGTAAAACAACTTCTGAAGATACAGTCGATAGGATGGTGTGACATCCGACTTTATATTCGGTTTTatgaattaaatcaatttagttattcattaaaatacaaacataaacacaaaatgtttaaaactttaGATCTGCAATACAAAAGATTAACAATGGTAGAAACCATAATCTATAATTGTTTAACACCTACCAAAAAGAATTATGTTTTTTATGACATAAAGAATATGTAACATATTTGACGtggggggatttttttttcattttgaaacatttttacaaattcACATGTATggtacaaataaataaataaatagataacatacttagtaatattttgtaaaagagtTGTCAGTTATCtataagagaaagaaagaaaaagagagaaagacAGACAAGCAATCACATCATGTACATCATACAGCTATGTAGATTTATACATATCATTATAGTTGTAATGTATTTTGGGTTCATAGTGaccacaatatcatatgatacaatgccaTATTGACAATATTATATTGTACcatttgtacaaaattgtattttatagtaGCGTATTGACAAGTagtatattatacaatacagtATGAAATTGACGTATActatgatacaaaattgtatcatacgatatcatgtgatattgtgtcaaaccaCAATGTAATATACAGTATTTCAACATAGACCataaactatgattttcatattatatcaaaaagatggtctcataaaggtacatgtaatacctgCCTTGATGAGCCCTAGAATCTTTCATTTCCTATGTTTCGTTTTATGAATTAGATCAAATTAGTTATTCATGAAGATATAtacataaattcaaattttcaaaaactttagaTCTGcatcataaaaaattaaaattggaacAAAACATATCTTTCGTCCGCAAATATTTGCAtaaagtacaaaaaaatatatataattttttcttagAGTTAATTCCCAAATGTACCACAAAAGACTTGAAGAGGTAGTAGCGTCTATTGAGAAGACTGGCACATATGAGCTTACGTCCAGTGAATTGACTTATGGCGCTAAACTTGCTTGGCGAAACGCTCCAAGATGTATAGGGCGAATTCAGTGGAATAAATTACAGGTAAAGCGACAGCTTTGTTAGCAAGTCTTTACTGCGTACCCCGAGTTTTGTGAGTATTCCATTTACTACTAGCATAGTTACTGTAgtcttaaagaaaaataaattaatttgaacaCATATTCTCCATTTCGTGTATCAGGTCTTTGATGCCAGGCATATAACAACTGCCCGAGGAATGTTTGAAGCCATATGCAATCACATAAAATACGGAACCAATAAAGGCAACATTAGGTTGGTATTTTGAATCCTCGCTCTGTCCTTAAGGGGCTTACAATAAGCTGCAATAATGGACTTCCCCGACAGAAATGATTATAGATTACTGATATATCTTTTAAAGGTCTGCAATAACTATCTTCCCTCCAAGAACTGACGGGAAACATGACTTCCGGGTGTGGAATGCGCAGTTGATTCGGTACGCCGGGTACAAGCAGCCAGACGGTTCCGTTATTGGAGACCCCGCCAATGTGGAGTTTACAGAGGTAAAATTTCAGGGAAGATAACTCCGAACGAAGACAGCCCTTAATGTATTGCTTTTAAGAGGACTATTTTCCTTAGCATAAAATGAGCAGAATTGGCCTATTAAGGCAAGTGCTGTGCTTTGCAGGTTTGTCAGAAGATGGGCTGGAAAGGAAAAGAGGGCATGTGGGACGTGTTGCCACTGGTTCTACAAGCTAACGGGATGGACCCAGAAATGTTTGAAATCCCTCAAGATTTAATCCTGGAGATTCCTATTAAACACCCAAAGTAAGACATGTCACTGCATGTCAAGTTCTGTGACAAACAATTATACAGAAAAGATacagaaataaaattataacgTCAACAATATCGATAATATTATCATGAAAATTTCACAAAAGGGTAAAGCTACTTGGTccgatttatttgttattacagtatcaaaatgttttccatacaaaccatttatctaagaaagatatggactttctcctatttacaccagcagaatcagtctcttttcaaagttagaaatattcaaagtaaataaaaataatttctttttgggcaaacgaaaaaacaaaccaaaatgcatcacgggaatgtttagaaaaagaaaccgtttggtttcgtcccccgaatgattgaggtcattcaacccgcatgctatgcatcaattgtaaagaaagcaaacttcagaaatattagcaacaaaacgtacacatgtttatttgcaatttgtctgatcatttcgacctttactCAAAGCGATtacaaagtcgtaatacaaccatatcCGTCTcctcgtcaggggtgaaatttaacatgaggcgaaataacgcgtaacccttttatgtcgtttgttttgttagcaaattttgtacgtatttttcttcgtTGAAATTCGGCTTAATTGACTTGGAAAACTACTATTATGTCTATTATCatacatatacttagcataaccatcgtataaaagcgtgcataaaatttgatataaaatcggaccaagcagctttaagagtATCTACTTTTTGTCAATTGACATAATTTTAAACCAAGAAATATCAACACTTAGTCAAACTAGTGTCACTTATCAgttttaaattgcaaaacatGAAAAAGTCAACACATTTTACAGAATAAATTTTGCAATCTACTGCAAAAgataaatttgacaatttattAAGTCTTGGgcttctacatgtatatcataatgCACGAATCATTTTGTACATCCGAGACAAATCCAGTACTGTTTGAATGTTTCAATAGGTTTCCCTGGCTGGCAGAGATGGGGATTCGTTGGTACGGCCTGCCCGCCGTGTCCTGCATTATGTTTGACTGTGGAGGGCTAGAGTTCACGGCGGCCCCTTTTAACGGCTGGTTCATGGGGACTGAGATAGGGGCCCGGGATCTCTGCGACATACAAAGATACAATTTACTCAAGGCAGGCTTTTAAATCTTAAGCTTTAGTAGTTATTGAGTTATTGACATCTTTCTATAACCGGATctgttataaaattatcaatgcGGCGTGTTAAGTTCATTGCATGATTGACTATAAATGAACTCACTGTTGCAATGGATTTAATTTAACGGTTTATCTATCTTGGTTTTAAATTGTGGCATTTTTTACATTGGCGTAATACATGTTACTTAAGGTTATGTTGCTTAACTATGATCTTaatacaatttcttttaaatggaATGCCATGGGCTAGCTTgttaaatattgaagaaaaaatcatGCATTTGTCAGGTAATCGACTACATTAGCTTCATCAAAGTGAATTTTAAATGAGTTGGTACAGCACATGGATTTATCAATTGAAAATCGTGTTATCATTCTATTTTTGAATCATATTTACACGTAGGGTTCATTGTTAAGAAAAGTTTCAGgtgaagaaaaaatatcttgATATAAGACCACTTATAATTTGCAGTATTAGAAAGAAATgacttaaatattaattatattattaatttacaGCCCATTGCTGAAAAGATGGGTTTGGATACCAAGAAGAGCTCTTCACTGTGGAAGGACCGAGCGCTGGTTGAAATTAACATAGCCGTGCTGTATAGTTATCAGGTGTTGTAACCTAGTTGCCCCAAATACTTACCACCCCATTCAATTAAATTCATAACCAATCACCTGTGATGTGTCGGGTCCTTATGCCTTTTTGTGtgtttatgtttttaatgtGAGTTAATGGTCCGTAAGAAAGTCAACAGCTCTGTAAggcagtatacatgtattatcttgagtgaaaaaaatattgttgtttgACATACCGGTAGTTTGATTAATAAAGACAGAAATTCTcccaaacaaacaacaaatcGGATATCTTTTGCCAGAAGCGACTTTGATAACTATCAAAGGATTCTATAATCCTCGTTAAAGTCATACGACACCCTTTGAGTATAGATTAAACTACTTTTAgttatgttttgatattttgttgaattgatATCTTAAACATTCCATGCATTATTCAAATGAAAGAAAGTATCCGGAAGTGATGGCCCAGCCATCTTTAAACACTGTTTTTGATCCTTTTATCCAGCTCCATAATCTCTTTACTTTGCTTACTTGTTCATATTTGTCATTGTATCGTCTGTGATCTTATTCAGATCGGCAATCTCTTTATTCAATCAGGAATCTTTTTTATTCAATCAGGAATCTTTTTATTCAATCAgcaatatttttcattcatatcGGCCATCTTTATACATTGCTATCTATATGTAAATCTGCCTTCtttatacattgtttattttctttttttagcaAATGGGCGTGACCATCACGGACCACCACGCGGCCTCCGAGTCGTTCATGAAGCACATGGAGAACGAGCAGAAGGCGCGGGGAGGGTGCCCCGCGGACTGGGTCTGGATAGTGCCGCCTATGAGCGGCTCCCTCACCGAGGTGTTCCACCAGGAAATGCTTCTCTACAAACTGAAACCTTCCTACGAATACATGGTCAGCTGATTGCAACTCTCCATTAAGTCACATAAAGCCCCCACCTCATGATGATTAGTAAAGCAATCGTCTATGGTGCTATTATCAAGCGATGTCGATACGCAtcaaaacttttgaaatttgtaaaatgCGCGACAAGGTTTTCATAAATTAAATGAGAACATTTTCACCTTCATTATATCAAATTCTAACTCATAATTTTTCAATGTCATTTCTCCCTTTGATAGGACGATCCGTGGAAGACACATATTTGGAAGAAAGATCGAGACAGGAAGGTCTCCGCCGACAGACCCAAGCGCAAGTTCGGATTCCGGGAACTCGCCAGGTTCACTCtttatttatgtcatttttttaccACATGAATAAGCATAAATGTATTCTCAATATATGTACATGGAATTCTTAATTCTACTTTACTCATTACTACTTTCCAGGGCAGTAAAATTTTCGGCTAAGCTGATGGGAAAAGCTCTGGCAAGGCGAGTAAAGTGTACGATACTCTATGCTACGGAGACTGGAAAATCCGAGAGGTTCGCTCGATCTCTGTGTGAAATATTCAAACACGCCTTCGATGCCAAGGTAAGAACTATATACTCATATCACTCATTTTATACATTCAATCACACATAGTATGGCAATGTGAAATCATGAGCTTGACTTATTTCACAAAATCAGTAGATTTTTATTGGTGATAGAGATTttattgacaatatttgatgctctgatagaaagaagaaacaaacaaaacgaCAAAAGCACCTTACCTTAACATAGTTATAAAATACAAGTCAACCTTGACCTACAGGTGTTGAACATGGAGGAGTATGACCCTATCTACCTGGAGCATGAGCAGCTCCTCCTGGTGGTGACCAGTACCTTTGGAAACGGAGACCCCCCGGAAAATGGCGAGGTATGGATCTCAACGACCACTGAACCTACACTGAACTTTACTGAACATCAGAGTTGTATTCGTGTTTGACTTTAGCGCCACAGTTAAGCCAAAAATGAATTGAAACCCTTTAATATCATGGAAATACATTTCTATTGCGCAGGGAATATGAGTGTaggtcttgtttttttttccatttcaggCATTTGCAAAGAGTCTACATGAGATGAAAACTCCACACAACACTCAAAAGTAAGCAGTGCTTGGCAACAAGCAGTAATTAATATCTCAGAACAGTTGAACAGTTTATTTTATCTCTTTGGTTGTAATTTACAACATAGAGAATATGACAAACATATACACAGTATATACTTTATGCGTGAGTAgagaaaaaaagtaaacaattataatggttctctacaaaatatatatgaagcattaaagtacaattttttttatgtagattaATAACCAGGAGGTTTAGCCTTCTTGTTAACAATACTTATAAATTTACATAACTTGCTTAATAAGCTCACATTGTTTGAGGAAAAAAGctctttaaatttacaataattggtctaaaaagataaaattggtATATACTTCTCTCTTTCGTTTTTCAACACAGTGCAACACAAAATATAGTAAAATTCATCtccaatgtctctgttacataaTTTACATAACCTGTTACTTCTTTCTATGTCATTCCATCTACCAGTTTCAATAGGTAATTTATGGTTTGAAGTTCGAAATCTAGCTAAAACTTGTTTCATATAATTActtaaattacaattaacatACGGTTGGCATCTAAATTCTAAATTAGTAAACAACTTATATATAACACCTTTTGAAGAATTATTGCAGATTGATTCCCAGTTTTGTTGAAACTGATCtgttagtttttgttttaagctTTTGATTAGCCAA includes:
- the LOC128187314 gene encoding nitric oxide synthase, salivary gland-like isoform X1, producing the protein MEDNNLIRVKLIKRRQDGLGFLIRPRKTPPFVSVSALVAGGMAEQCGLVHVGDVITRVNEIDISESSYENAVELLKALPIDAPVALLLRGPEGYSTHLETTFQENGVPKTIRITKVLPSTDSLVGRIRRTFSRSRSQSPSNYNRNKLNRNSNKLSSSSHAEKCLNDTTTVEENCFMCPIERHFPMSSTKSSVRAPVTDAGVQTSVNSPTEAVTPQCNGGSPAIVVTQTDKPKQGPTKDDNKVLQSNEQTTISNTNKETASKDAQQNMTSKPPGSPAKTLMVNGGSTTQNGHNNGHLSDDEAHSPSTRRKRPMSANSAKKFVKIKNVADEKIVYTDTLHNKSLENVPCNSNRCVGSIMGYTTNKRAPGEPRPKEEVLVQAKDFIEQYYTSIKRVNSQMYHKRLEEVVASIEKTGTYELTSSELTYGAKLAWRNAPRCIGRIQWNKLQVFDARHITTARGMFEAICNHIKYGTNKGNIRSAITIFPPRTDGKHDFRVWNAQLIRYAGYKQPDGSVIGDPANVEFTEVCQKMGWKGKEGMWDVLPLVLQANGMDPEMFEIPQDLILEIPIKHPKFPWLAEMGIRWYGLPAVSCIMFDCGGLEFTAAPFNGWFMGTEIGARDLCDIQRYNLLKPIAEKMGLDTKKSSSLWKDRALVEINIAVLYSYQQMGVTITDHHAASESFMKHMENEQKARGGCPADWVWIVPPMSGSLTEVFHQEMLLYKLKPSYEYMDDPWKTHIWKKDRDRKVSADRPKRKFGFRELARAVKFSAKLMGKALARRVKCTILYATETGKSERFARSLCEIFKHAFDAKVLNMEEYDPIYLEHEQLLLVVTSTFGNGDPPENGEAFAKSLHEMKTPHNTQNGEPLSMSYFKMSTPSESDDKGDTSPDTTGNLDADDGPLANVHYSVFGLGSRAYPNFCAFAHFVDNMINSLGGMRINKMMEGDELCGQEESFRQWAEETFKTACETFCVGDDSSISEATSSLSKTDFTWSPGKFRLTPADKEPKITEALSKVHNKTVLPCKLIERTQLQSQNSSRQTILIKLDTYGASELAYVPGDHVAIFPKNSPDMVESILARLHNAPPADQIIKTEILQEKSTPLGSSKIWEQVEKIPICSLRTAFSRYLDITTPPSINMLKQLASQATWESDKDRLENLANDIHAYEDWKHERNPNLVEVFEEFPSLRVNPTLLMTQLPLLQQRFYSISSSPKAYPGEIHATVAVVKYNTMGGVGPVHEGVCSSWLNKCDIGETIPCVVRMAPSFHLPDDSTLPVVMVGPGTGIAPFRSFWQQRKIEREMLPPPTHGEKQGWGEMSLYFGCRQSTVDHIYESELNACAKEGVLSQVNVALSREPGKKKEYVQDLLKKNSQQIFESIMKKGGHFFVCGDVGMASDVTTTLSKIIQEHGKMTSEQAQSYLLKLRESNRFHEDIFGVTVKAEVTDKARDQAKKAWKYINSTNKSTRTDEVVTRIPSAEILIQNRKRRPPSRNRSHNVYSEGVPLYDSSDSLSPEH